From a single Metopolophium dirhodum isolate CAU chromosome 6, ASM1992520v1, whole genome shotgun sequence genomic region:
- the LOC132947116 gene encoding structural maintenance of chromosomes protein 6-like, whose amino-acid sequence MNSNTNLRQKFSQINSQYSNEDWYNGSIKSISLKNFMCHANFHLTLNPRINFISGLNGSGKSAIQTALVVGFGARASTTNRASSLKSLIKYGQPSATISITIANSGEGNSDCGPYKPEVYGKQITIVRQITESSTTYKFLNENNKVVKGFKNELKNLTLHFNILVDNPICIMNQAMVKTFHKGANPNEKYDLFFRAISANIFNGKIEETKLVATEYSEKLENVKSVLIQCLKEVSEYETYEKKSKQLETLKNSKYQYENEYAWYTVYQLETTYKQFLNQIESFKGNLSENTDKTNILEQSIKANSETLIIKKNELINIENSRSRNHMVFMQTKKELLDKTNEFDSVKQSVRKHDSALKLLISNREDLEKHIEVEHQKGNTNTLAQYKEILARYEQNCSEAEAAWKTNMEHEQTLRNVVDELKQRVGNLKNDEVTPLQRKIGELNRNINSISQQEDRINFYGNWMPKLVKTIEIAFSQNKFIKKPIGPIGAYIKVNNDKWIFSVENFLGRGTLRTFLVDNFTDNKVLQSIMDTLITGNARKPTVITSKFFDKVHNITAKETQNNLFRMLNFTSPVVANCLIDNNCIETIMLVDDTAEAMPMMENVSIVPRNCNFCLTLDGTQVYPSPSYRVYSLQSASEPIFLQSDVLVAINNLKREKEELEVKINKLNTEFEHFEQSKVEKQQYLDKAQSETKWLKAKYDEYSKKINELKAKCEEEQDDRMATLTEEINDVDLKIAKAKEIKDNSMKSIPKFNEEISFINEKLQKAKSFIEKTDRSVFLEEIEILQNQINKHKTGMLQINDNSTKQKQLLSNLQEKVENEKKNLDKVMKEAEQLGKKILVTRNEEDIRRDIEETNHKKDLLEMELEKRGENHLALRDKCKKKKEEYLMHSALHKQIEDIYKSNKKSIDLSTIALKHYIEYLRLKVIEDFDMILILGKIKGKLEIDIHEQSMDISMFDNISTSCASGGERTFATVALILALWSNMQLPFYSIDEYDVYMDNINRITTTQLLMNAIENRKNQFIFLTPQDISHIKSADNIKIVQMKDPRS is encoded by the exons atgaaTTCAAATACTAATTTACGTCAAA AGTTCAGTCAAATTAATTCACAGTATAGTAATGAAGATTGGTATAATGGAAGTATTAAGTCTATCTCTCTAAAAAATTTTATGTGCCATGCAAATTTCCATTTAACATTGAATCctagaattaattttatatcaggTTTGAACGGTAGTGGAAAGAGTGCTATCCAAACTGCTCTTGTTGTAGGATTTGGTGCTAGAGCAAGTACCACTAATCGTGCCAGTTCATTAAAGTCACTTATCAAATATGGACAACCATCGGCTACTATATCAATAACAATAGCAAATAGTGGAGAAGGAAATAGTGACTGTGGTCCTTACAAGCCTGAAGTGTATGGCAAGCAAATTACTATAGTAAGACAAATTACTGAATCATCTACtacttataaatttttaaatgaaaataataaagttgttaaaggctttaaaaatgaattaaaaaatttgacacttcattttaatatattagtgGATAATCCAATATGTATCATGAATCAAgcaatggtaaaaacatttcatAAAGGTGCAAATCCAAATGAGAAGTATGATCTTTTCTTTAGAGCCATATCTGCTAATATATTTAATGGAAAAATTGAAGAAACAAAGTTAGTTGCCACAGAGTACTcggaaaaacttgaaaatgttaaaagtgTTTTGATACAATGTTTAAAAGAAGTAAGTGAATATGagacttatgaaaaaaaatctaaacagttagaaactttgaaaaatagtaaatatcaaTATGAAAACGAGTATGCTTGGTATACTGTTTATCAACTcgaaacaacttataaacagtttttaaacCAAATTGAATCTTTTAAAGGTAATCTGTCGGAAAATACAGacaaaacaaacattttggAACAGAGTATTAAAGCAAATTCAGAaacattgataataaaaaaaaatgaattgataaatattgaaaattctcGCTCACGTAATCATATGGTTTTCAtgcaaacaaaaaaagaattactGGACAAAACCAATGAGTTTGATTCAGTAAAGCAATCTGTTAGAAAACATGATTctgctttaaaattattaatcagtaATAGAGAAGATTTAGAAAAACACATTGAAGTTGAACATCAAAAAGGCAATACCAATACTTTAGCACAGTATAAAGAAATATTGGCACGCTATGAGCAAAATTGTTCTGAAGCGGAGGCAGCATGGAAAACAAATATGGAACATGAACAAACTCTACGTAATGTAGTTGATGAATTGAAGCAGAGAGTTGGAAATTTAAAGAACGACGAGGTTACTCCTTTACAAAGAAAAATAGGTGAACTTAATAGAAATATCAACAGTATATCTCAACAAGAAGACAGGATCAATTTCTATGGGAACTGGATGCCAAAATTagttaaaactattgaaattgCCTTTagtcaaaacaaatttataaaaaaaccaatagGTCCTATTGGGGCATACATTAAAGTGAACAATGACAAATGGATATTTTCAGTCGAAAACTTTTTAGGTCGAGGAactttaagaacatttttagtAGATAATTTTACTGATAATAAAGTACTTCAATCAATAATGGATACATTAATTACAGGTAATGCAAGAAAACCGACTGTTATCACTAGCAAATTTTTTGacaaagttcataatattactgCTAAagaaactcaaaataatttgtttcgtATGTTAAATTTCACTAGTCCTGTAGTAGCTAATTGTTTGATTGATAACAATTGTATTGAAACAATAATGCTTGTAGATGACACTGCAGAAGCTATGCCTATGATGGAAAATGTTTCCATAGTTCCAAGAAATTGTAACTTCTGTTTAACTTTAGATGGGACACAAGTTTATCCTAGCCCTTCTTATAGAGTATACTCTTTACAAAGTGCCAGTGAACCAATTTTCTTGCAAAGTGATGTTTTGGttgctattaataatttaaaacgtgaGAAAGAAGAGTtagaagtaaaaattaataaactaaatacagaatttgaacattttgaacAGTCGAAAGTAGAAAAGCAACAATACCTTGACAAGGCGCAATCAGAAACAAAATGGCTTAAGGCCAAGTATGATGAatactcaaaaaaaataaatgaacttaAAGCTAAATGTGAGGAAGAACAAGATGACAGAATGGCTACTCTTACTGAAGAAATAAATgatgttgatttaaaaatagcGAAAGCCAAAGAAATAAAAGATAATTCCATGAAATCAATTCCAAAATTTAATGAAGAAATTAGTTTCATAAATGAGAAACTGCAAAAAGCAAAATCTTTTATTGAAAAGACTGATCGTTCTGTATTTTTGGAAGAAATTGAGATCCTTCAAAATCAAatcaataaacataaaacaGGAATGTTGCAAATTAATGATAATTCAaccaaacaaaaacaattattaagtaatttacaGGAAAAAGTGGAAAACGAAAAGAAAAATCTAGATAAAGTAATGAAAGAAGCTGAACAACTAGGTAAGAAAATACTAGTAACACGTAATGAGGAAGATATAAGAAGAGACATTGAAGAAACCAATCATAAAAAGGACTTATTAGAAATGGAGTTGGAGAAGAGAGGTGAAAACCATCTAGCCTTAAGAGATAAATGTAAGAAGAAAAAAGAAGAATATTTAATGCATAGTGCTTTACATAAACAAATTGAagatatttataaatctaaCAAGAAATCTATTGATCTTAGTACAATTGCGCTTAAGCACTACATTGAGTATCTTCGGTTAAAAGTAATTGAAGATTTTGACATGATTCTGATATTAGGAAAAATTAAGGGCAAGCTCGAAATTGATATACATGAACAAAGTATGGATATTTCAATGTTTGATAACATAAGTACTTCATGTGCTTCCGGTGGTGAACGGACATTTGCTACAGTTGCTTTGATTTTGGCATTATGGAGCAACATGCAATTGCCATTTTACTCCATTGATGAATATGATGTATACATGGATAATATTAATCGAATAACCACTACTCAGCTGCTGATGAATGCTATTGAAAATCGTAAAAACCAATTCATATTTCTTACTCCACAAGACATATCTCATATAAAAAGTGCTGATAATATTAAGATTGTGCAAATGAAAGACCCTAGAtcttag